The genomic window TCCGGACCGAGATGGTCGAGTGCGTGCGAAACTTTCAGACCCACGGCAAGTTGCTCGAAGCCCAACGGCTGGAATCGCGCACCAAGTACGATCTGGAGATGCTCAAAGAGCTCGGCTTTTGCCATGGAGTGGAGAACTATTCGCGGATGCTCGCCGGCCGGCCGCCTGGTTCGCGGCCGAGCTGCCTCATCGACTATTTCCCGAGAGATTATTTGCTGGTGATCGATGAGTCGCACGTGACCGTGCCGCAAGTCCGCGGCATGTACGAAGGGGATCGCGCACGCAAAGAGATCCTGGTCGAGTACGGCTTTCGGCTGCCCTCAGCCCTTGATAACCGGCCGCAGACGTTTGCCGAGTTTGAGTCGCTGATGAACCAAGTGATGTTCATTTCGGCGACCCCAGGGCCCTATGAGCTGAAGCAATGCGAGGGCAAGGTGGCGGAGCAGGTGATCCGGCCCACCGGGTTGGTCGATCCGACAGTGACCATCAAGCCGACACAAGGACAGATCGATGATTTGATCGCTCAGGTAAGAGCGCGGGCCGCGAGCAAGGAGCGCGTGCTGGTGACGACGCTGACGAAACGGATGGCTGAAGATCTCACGCGATATCTCTCCGAGGCCGGACTGCAGGTCAAGTATCTTCACTCGGACATCGGTGCGATTGAGCGTGTGGAGATTCTGCGCGATTTGCGCAAAGGCGATTTCGATTGCCTGGTCGGGATTAATCTGCTGCGCGAGGGGCTGGATCTGCCGGAGGTGTCGCTGGTGGCGGTGCTGGATGCGGAAAAGGAAGGATTTTTGCGATCCGCCACGTCGCTGATCCAGGTGGCGGGGCGCGCGGCCCGCAACATCAACGGCGAAGTCATCCTCTACGCGGATCAGTCCACCGGCGCCATCCGGCATCTGGTGGGAGAAACGGCGCGACGACGCGCCAAGCAGTTGGAGTACAACGAGCGCAACCATATTACGCCGACAAGCATCGTAAAGGCCATCAAGGAAAGCATTGAAGCATTTAAGACCGCCGAGGAATTCACGGTAGAACAGGCCGGCGAATCGCTTGAGCAGCACGACGTTCGGCAGACGCTGGCCGAGTTAGAATCAGAGATGCTCGTGTGCGCCCGCGGCTTGCAATACGAGCGCGCCGCCGTTCTTCGCGACCAAATCCGCTCATTGAAAGAAGCGTATCGGATAGGATCGGCAGAGCCCTTCGAGAAGACGAAAAGGCGACACACGACGCATGACTCAGGACACACGACTAAGGCACAAAAACCAGGAAATTAAACAACAACTACGTCAGTGGCTACACCCTGACATCATCGTCCACCCCTTTGAGGCTGTCGATTCGACGATGGAGAGAGCAGCGGAGTTGGCACGGGCAGGAGCGGCGGAGGGCACGCTGGTGTGGGCGCGGCGGCAGACGAAGGGGCGGGGACGCCATGGCCGAGTGTGGGAGTCTCCTGCGGGCGGCATCTATTGCTCGATCATCTTGCGACCGACGCGGCCTCAACAAGACATCCCGCAGCTTTCATTGGTGGCTGGGCTTTCCGTTGCAGAAACTATCTGGAAGGTCGCCGCGGGTCCTGGCTCGCATTCGCTTCGCCGGTACGCTCGGCTCGCCCCAGCGCGGCTCGCCTTCGCTCGGCCCTCCGGCCCTCGCTCGTCCCGCCCCGGTATGCCGGGGCGGGACACCGTGCCCGCTTCGGGCCTCCGGACGCCCGGCTTAAGCGAACGCTTGCCACCCGCGGCGACCAACGCTGTTTTTCCAACTATTCGGTGGCCGAATGATGTGCTGATCAATGACAAAAAAGTCGCCGGCATCATCGCGGAGTCCAAAGGTGGCGCGGTGATGGTCGGCATCGGCATCAATGTGACGACGCGCCAAGACGATTTGCCGAAGACGGCCACCTCGCTCAAGACCGCCGGAGCCTCCTGCGATCCGCTGCAGCTCACCGGGACGCTGTATCAGCGCTTCATGGCGTGGTACGATATTTGGAGCCGCGAAGGATTTGGACCCATCCGCGCAGCTCTTCGTCCCTGGATCGGCCTCTTCGGGCAACCGGTCCACATCGTCGCAGGCACTGAGCGATGTGAGGGTACGGCCTTGGATGTGGATGAAACCGGACGTCTGATTGTTCGTCTCAATTCAGGTCTGCTGCGGCCGTTTGAAGTGGGAGAAGTCACCGTGCTTCGATGATTCATCCAAACAGAGGGGGGTAGGATAGATGAAGAATGTGGACGTAAAAGTGGAGCACGGGAAGTTGGTGATCACGGTGGATTTGGCGACGGATCTTGGGCCGTCGGCCTCCGGTAAAAGCGTGATGATTGCGACGACCGAGGGCAACGTGGACGTGGCCGGCGCGCCCGACGTGAAGATGGGCCTCAACGTCTACCGCAGGAAAGAGCGCTTCAAGTAACTTGGGCCAACGCGAGCGATGATCCTGGCGATTGATATTGGGAATACCGCAGCTCCCGCCGTGATCTAGTTCCAGCAACTGAAGTCTGTAAGGCAGCCTTCCGCTTTTCCCACTGATCAATATCATGAAAATGAAATCAAATCCTATCATTGAAAATAAAGCTGAATTGAAATGATCTGAAATAAATATCTTGACAGAATGGATTTTATGCTCTATCGTCTTTATGAATCTGTGTGTGATGGTCAAAGCTTAAAGGAGATTTTTCGCAATGACAATTTCTCAGGTCAATGGTAGTTTTGGTCTAGTTGTTCGTAAGGGAGATCGAGAATTCCAGGTATGGGGTTCTGAATCTTTTGTGAAAGAATACGCCGAAAAGCTTAGAGAACACTCCTGGTTCAGTCCTCCACTAAGTCAGCTAAACGCGTCCCGCACCGTTGTAGAAGCAGGGGAGAAATCAATTTCGCTGGCTGAGTTGATGAAGCAAACGAATCCTAAGAAGCACCCTGAACGCATAACCGCCATGGGCTACTATTTGGAAAAATTTAGAGGGCAGGAATCCTTTACTGCGCCTGAGATTGTTCAAGCTTACAAGACAGCGAAAGAACGCTTCTCAAGTGAAGGGAATATCAGACGCGATATTTCAAGGTGTGTCGAAAAGGGGTGGATTATGTCCATTGGTCAACGAGGTAGAGAAGAAGCATATGTCGTTACAAAAACAGGCGACTCACATATAGACACATTAATGCAGGCCAGAAACCGAGAGGTTGCGCTTTCGGCCTAGCATTTCTATAGGATTGAATAGTGACCGTTCACTTTAGGCAGTAACATGTCAGAGCCGAAGAATCGAGCGATTGTGTTCATTGATGGAAATAACCTTTATAGAGGCCTTCGAGACTGCTATGGAATCGAGCGATTGGATGTCGAGCCGTTCTGCAGGTTTCTGACGCAGCAGCACGAGTTGCGGGCGATCTACTATGCGGATGCCAACTTTTTACAGGAGCGCGGGCAGGAAAACTATAAGCGACAGCAGTCCTATTTCTCACATCTCCGCAGCGTTAAGGGCCTGATTTTTAGAAGGGGGTACTATGGCAAGTGGACAATGCCTCCGGTTGAAAAGAGGTCGGATGTGTATCTTGCCGTTGACTTGGTTGATCTCTGCCATCGCGACGAGTTTGATGTCGCCTACCTCATCTCAGGAGATTCAGATTTAACGCCAGCGGTGGACATCGTTATTCGAGAGGGTAAGCGCGTCATCAATGTTTACTTCGATAAACCACAACGCAATTCCTACGCTCTTCGCCAACACTGCCAAGGTCACTTTTTGGAAATCACCCAGTCATTAGCCGAGCAATTCCAATGGCGTCAAAAGTGACCACTATAAAACAAAGCGCCAGCACCTTACGGTGCTGGCGACCCTGGATCGAGTTGATCCAGGGCGGGTTGAATTCTTTCTCTACTATAATAGCGTATTTAGGCACGGTAAGCAAGCAGCGATGATTCTGGCGATTGATATTGGGAATACGACGACGAATTTTGGCGTTTTCGAAAAAGGGCGGCTGGTGTCGCAGTTTTCGATTGCCACACAGTCCAACCGGACGCCGGATGAGATCACGCTGCAGCTCAAGGCGCTGGCGAAGACCAAGCGGCTGCATCTGCGGAAGGCGAAGCAGATTATGGTGTGCAGTGTGGTGCCGCGCATGTCCTCCGTGCTGATCCAATCGCTTCACTCGTTGGGGGCGATGCCGATCCGGGAGGTCGGGCAGGATCTGAAGGTGCCGCTGAAGAATCGGTACACGTATCCTGAGCAGGTGGGGCAAGACCGGCTTGTCGGAGCGTACGCCGCATGGCGGCTATGCAGCACACAGCACACAGCACGCAGCACACAGCAAAGGAAAGCACGGGACGTCATTGTGTGTGACTTCGGGACGGCAATTACCATTGATCTTGTCAAAGCGCCTGGGGAGTACTGGGGTGGGGTCATAGCTCCCGGGCTGGACATTTCCTTAGAGGCGCTTGCCACGCGCACCGCGCTGCTGCCCAAGGTGGAGCTGCGCGAGCCGCCTGAACTACTGGGCCGGGACACCGCCAATAGCGTTCGCTCAGGCATCCTCTATGGGTGTGCGTCCCTTTGCGACGGCCTGGTGACGCAGCTAAAGCGTCAGTACGCTCCTAAGGCGGTCGTGGTGGCAACTGGAGGGGCCAGCAGCCTCGTGGCCAAGCACACCCGCACGATTGACCACCTCCGTCCGCACCTTGTTCTGGAAGGCCTCTCACTATTAAGTTGACAAAAACAGTGAGAATATACTAGAATTAGTTTGTAAACAGTCGATTTATACTCTATAAGTTAAGTAATCTACCTGTTTTGCAACTTGAATATCTCAATCGAACTGCTACAATCAGCATAGATTTAGCACTCATCTCAACTAATTGCTAACAGGAGGTCAGCGGATGGCTATTAAACCACTCAGGGATCGCATCGTGGTTAGAGCCCTTGAGGCGCAGGAAGTCACCAAAAGCGGCATTGTCCTGCCGGACTCTGCCAAGGAAAAGCCTCAAGAGGGCAAAGTGGTGGCCGTAGGAACCGGTCGCTTGCTTGATGACGGGAAGATCAAGGCCCTGGACGTCAAGACAGGCGACCGCGTGTTATATGGGAAGTATGCTGGGAGCGAGGTGACCGTGGAAGATCAGGAGTATCTGATCCTTCGCGAAGAGGACATCCTCGCCATCGTGCAATCGTAAGAAGGAGGAAGCATGGCTAAGCAGCTGCTCTTTGATGAAGACGCGCGCCGAAGAATGCTGGAAGGCGTGCGGCAACTCTCCGCAGCGGTCAAGGTGACCCTCGGACCCAAGGGACGCAATGTCGTCTTGGAAAAGAAGTTCGGCTCGCCCACCATCACCAAGGATGGGGTCAGCGTGGCCAAGGAAATTGATCTGGAAGATCCGTATCAGAATCTCGGCGCGCAGCTCGTGAAGGAAGTCGCCGAGAAGACCTCAGATGCGGCCGGTGACGGCACAACTTCAGCCACCGTGTTGGCCGAGGCGATTTTCCGCGAGGGGCTCAAGAACGTGACCGCCGGGGCGAACCCGATGGGTCTCAAGCGTGGCATCGACAAGGCGGTTGTGGAAGTGGTCGAGCAGCTCAAGAAGCTGTCCAAGACCGTGAAAGACAAGAAGGAAATCGAGCAGGTGGCCACGATCGCGGCGAACTACGACCGCGAGATCGGCGAGAAGATCGCTGATGCGATGGAAAAGGTCGGCAAAGACGGCGTGATCACGGTGGAAGAATCCAAGAGCATGGCGACCACGTTGGACTTAGTCGAGGGGATGCAGTTTGACCAGGGCTTCATGTCCCCCTACTTCGTGACTGACGCTGAGCGCATGGAATGCGTGCTCGATGAGCCCTACATCCTGATCTACGAAAAGAAAATCTCCGCGATGAAGGACCTGCTGCCGCTGTTGGAGAAAGTCGCCAAGGCCGGCCGGCCGATCGTCATCGTCGCCGAGGACCTCGAGGGTGAGGCCCTCGCGACCCTCGTCGTCAACAAGCTCCGCGGCACCCTGCAATGCGTGGCCGTCAAAGCTCCAGGCTACGGCGACCGCCGCAAGGAAATGCTGCAGGATATCGCCGTGCTCACCGTGCCCGGCAACAATCCCCGCGCCATCACCGAGGATCTGGGGATTAAGCTGGAGAACATTCAGCTTGAGGATTTGGGTCGGGCCAAGCGGATCAAGATCGACAAGGAAAACACCACGATCATTGAGGGGGCCGGCAAGACCGCCAACATCAATGGTCGGATTGATCAGATCAAGAAGCAGATCGAAGACAGCGACTCGGACTACGACCGCGAGAAATTGCAAGAGCGGCTCGCGAAGCTCTCCGGCGGGGTGGCCCAGATCAACGTGGGTGCCGCGACCGAGACCGAGATGAAAGAGAAGAAAGCGCGCGTTGAGGATGCCCTGCACGCGACCAAGGCCGCCCGAGAAGAGGGAATCGTGCCGGGTGGCGGTGTCGCCCTCATTCGCTGCATTTCAGTGCTGGAAAAGCTGAAGCTCGGCGGCGATGAGCAGATCGGGGTCGAGATCGTCCGCCGGTCGCTGGAAGAGCCAGCGCGGCAGATTGCGGCCAACGCGGGCCAGGAAGGCTCCGTGGTGGTGCAGCGCATTAAGGAAGAGAAGACCAACGTCGGCTTCGATGCGGACAAGCTGGAGTACACCGACATGGTGTCGGCCGGCATCATCGATCCG from Candidatus Omnitrophota bacterium includes these protein-coding regions:
- the uvrB gene encoding excinuclease ABC subunit UvrB — protein: MEQFQLATDLTPKGDQPQAIEALTKGLREGKKFQTLLGVTGSGKTYTVANVIAQINRPTLVISHNKTLAAQLYSEFKSLFPNNAVEYFVSYYDYYQPEAYVPQTDTYIEKDSAINDDLDRLRLSATSALLSRRDVLIVASVSCIYNLGDPDEYSEQLVRLQKGQQVRRDEVLSWFVGIQYDRNDVDFKRGTFRARGDTIDLYPAYRQTGYRIELEGGAIARLREIDPLTADTKAELEQIAIYPAKHFVTSKERINAALDVIRTEMVECVRNFQTHGKLLEAQRLESRTKYDLEMLKELGFCHGVENYSRMLAGRPPGSRPSCLIDYFPRDYLLVIDESHVTVPQVRGMYEGDRARKEILVEYGFRLPSALDNRPQTFAEFESLMNQVMFISATPGPYELKQCEGKVAEQVIRPTGLVDPTVTIKPTQGQIDDLIAQVRARAASKERVLVTTLTKRMAEDLTRYLSEAGLQVKYLHSDIGAIERVEILRDLRKGDFDCLVGINLLREGLDLPEVSLVAVLDAEKEGFLRSATSLIQVAGRAARNINGEVILYADQSTGAIRHLVGETARRRAKQLEYNERNHITPTSIVKAIKESIEAFKTAEEFTVEQAGESLEQHDVRQTLAELESEMLVCARGLQYERAAVLRDQIRSLKEAYRIGSAEPFEKTKRRHTTHDSGHTTKAQKPGN
- a CDS encoding biotin--[acetyl-CoA-carboxylase] ligase, whose product is MERAAELARAGAAEGTLVWARRQTKGRGRHGRVWESPAGGIYCSIILRPTRPQQDIPQLSLVAGLSVAETIWKVAAGPGSHSLRRYARLAPARLAFARPSGPRSSRPGMPGRDTVPASGLRTPGLSERLPPAATNAVFPTIRWPNDVLINDKKVAGIIAESKGGAVMVGIGINVTTRQDDLPKTATSLKTAGASCDPLQLTGTLYQRFMAWYDIWSREGFGPIRAALRPWIGLFGQPVHIVAGTERCEGTALDVDETGRLIVRLNSGLLRPFEVGEVTVLR
- a CDS encoding NYN domain-containing protein — translated: MSEPKNRAIVFIDGNNLYRGLRDCYGIERLDVEPFCRFLTQQHELRAIYYADANFLQERGQENYKRQQSYFSHLRSVKGLIFRRGYYGKWTMPPVEKRSDVYLAVDLVDLCHRDEFDVAYLISGDSDLTPAVDIVIREGKRVINVYFDKPQRNSYALRQHCQGHFLEITQSLAEQFQWRQK
- a CDS encoding type III pantothenate kinase, with protein sequence MILAIDIGNTTTNFGVFEKGRLVSQFSIATQSNRTPDEITLQLKALAKTKRLHLRKAKQIMVCSVVPRMSSVLIQSLHSLGAMPIREVGQDLKVPLKNRYTYPEQVGQDRLVGAYAAWRLCSTQHTARSTQQRKARDVIVCDFGTAITIDLVKAPGEYWGGVIAPGLDISLEALATRTALLPKVELREPPELLGRDTANSVRSGILYGCASLCDGLVTQLKRQYAPKAVVVATGGASSLVAKHTRTIDHLRPHLVLEGLSLLS
- the groES gene encoding co-chaperone GroES; this translates as MAIKPLRDRIVVRALEAQEVTKSGIVLPDSAKEKPQEGKVVAVGTGRLLDDGKIKALDVKTGDRVLYGKYAGSEVTVEDQEYLILREEDILAIVQS
- the groL gene encoding chaperonin GroEL (60 kDa chaperone family; promotes refolding of misfolded polypeptides especially under stressful conditions; forms two stacked rings of heptamers to form a barrel-shaped 14mer; ends can be capped by GroES; misfolded proteins enter the barrel where they are refolded when GroES binds), whose translation is MAKQLLFDEDARRRMLEGVRQLSAAVKVTLGPKGRNVVLEKKFGSPTITKDGVSVAKEIDLEDPYQNLGAQLVKEVAEKTSDAAGDGTTSATVLAEAIFREGLKNVTAGANPMGLKRGIDKAVVEVVEQLKKLSKTVKDKKEIEQVATIAANYDREIGEKIADAMEKVGKDGVITVEESKSMATTLDLVEGMQFDQGFMSPYFVTDAERMECVLDEPYILIYEKKISAMKDLLPLLEKVAKAGRPIVIVAEDLEGEALATLVVNKLRGTLQCVAVKAPGYGDRRKEMLQDIAVLTVPGNNPRAITEDLGIKLENIQLEDLGRAKRIKIDKENTTIIEGAGKTANINGRIDQIKKQIEDSDSDYDREKLQERLAKLSGGVAQINVGAATETEMKEKKARVEDALHATKAAREEGIVPGGGVALIRCISVLEKLKLGGDEQIGVEIVRRSLEEPARQIAANAGQEGSVVVQRIKEEKTNVGFDADKLEYTDMVSAGIIDPTKVVRTALQNAASISGLLITTEALITELPEKDKPSPAGGHGGHGGPPDMGGMY